Part of the Sorghum bicolor cultivar BTx623 chromosome 1, Sorghum_bicolor_NCBIv3, whole genome shotgun sequence genome, GATCCAAATCCCTAATATCGATCGCTTACGAGTTATCACATCGTCATTTGTGACTTTAGATAGCTCAGTAAAATTAGGTGGGCGAATTTTCACAACAAAAACGCCCCTGCACTGGAGGACGACTAGTGGTCCAGGGTGAAGTACATTTCGAAAACGACGGCGCTAGAGGTGTCCGTGGAGCTGAGGAGCTTGCTGGTGAGGTACCCGCGCGCGAACCCGAGCTTTGCCTGTGCCGCCGACGATGCTGCGCTCCGACGGGCTGGCACGGCGAACGGGCGAAGTGTCCCATCGCCGCCAGCGCCGCTATACTTGCCGTAGTAGCACTCGGGGACTGTCAGCAACACACCTTCCGCATCACTTGAAGACAAATGCTGATGGACCGAAAAGAAGTTTGCACCAACGTTGGCCCAGTACGTGTGTTCAAGATCCAGAGTGGGAATAGGCCAACTAGGCTACTGGCCGGAAGAAACATGAGAGAAGGAGAGGGTTCATGAAAGAACAGTATTGTAATCTTTACTCCTAATTACTCTTTGTTCTAACAAGATTTCTGTGTGTTCTTTCTCAATTGCTTGCTATCTGCCTAATTTCATCTAGCATACATCGCTGTGCTTACAGGGACTCGTCCAGCGACGCGTGCACGCCGATCCCCTACGCCCTGCCGATGAGCCACAACGCCGGGTGTCCGCCCCCTGCCGCAACGCGTTGTCAAACACGTTCAGGTCCCGAACGTCCACGCGTTCCTGCACGCATGACATGATCGACATGCATGGCATATGGCAGTACAATTTTGATATGTATATAAAGATTCCAAGTAATAAAATTTTGACGAGTAATCTAAGACTTTTATATTAGTACATGCACAGAGTGTCTTTTTAACACGCCAtttgaaagtttttttttttttaaaaaaaacaaaaagtaaGGCATAAGAAGGGACACGTGCACAAACCGTCCTTCTACGTGTCGGGATGCACAGGCTCCTCACACATTACACATTTCATCCATTTCTACAATCAAATCATTTACAAACTTTAGATACAACTTATACTACAAAGTATCTGCACAAGAAGCAATGGCCTAGATCTCTAACAGTACATGAGAAGATTTCTAACAGTACAAATGTAATAGTAAAGGGTATTTTAGGATAACTAGACTTTATGCTTTGCTAAGAGTTTAAGagattgagggagactagaattgtttcttcataattcattgcttgATTATATCAGTAGAGTCTACAAATATTTATGTCCCTTCTACTTCACCTCTTTTGCtaaataacctatctaagactAACATAAATTGCAAATACAAAGATAATTAAACTTATAAAGATAACTGGGCCGAACTATCGTCCCGTCGATCCTAGCAGCGTGTTGGCCGCCCATGACAACATGAGGTAACTACTCTATGGTTTTTCTTAATGCACAATATTTATTGTATTATAAAGAGGTATTCACCTTCCCGATGCCATTTTAGAACATAATACTTGATAATTGCAGCATTGTATCTTCCTGATCTACTTTTTGAATCTTTCATTGTTCTTTATATGCTGCTGGTCAAGAAAGCTCCTGATATACACAAAGCTAGTgaaacatgaaaaaaaaaatatttgaactgatgatttttttaataataGAGACAGTAAAGtacacaaatatatatatataaatcttTCCCAGTCTGCATGTTCTAGTTCAGAGTGGTCAAGAAAGATCCTGATATACACAAAGCTAGTGTTTCAGTGAAACACGAAGAAGATATTTGAActgatgattttttttaataatagaGACAGTAAAGTACACAAATATATATAAAGATCCTTCCCAGTCTGCATGTTCTAGTTCAGCTAAAACATACTCATACACGGATACACTTGAACCAGGGGGCAGGGGGAACAGGGATCTTTAGACAAAAAAGAAAGACAAGCCTTTACATCATTACATGTTACAAGTAACTGAGTAAGTCCAAGATCTCTTGGGACAAAGGTGAATAACACTATGTCAAAAAAACATAGAGAAAGATTAATCCAGCGTAGGTTCAGGCAAATGTAATACCCACAATAGAGTGAAAATCTGGATAAGTACAATAGAGTGAACACAATAAGGATTGCAGTTGTAGACAGGCTTACATCTGTCACTGCTGCTTGCTATCTTCTCAGGTGCTTCCTTTTCTGCAAAAAAAGAGAGAGGTATTTGTGTGTGTGTCAGTGTGTGTGTGTAGGGTGGGTGGGGGGGGTTACCAAATGACTAAAGCACAAGGGGAAAATGGAGTTGTTGAAGCAGTAAAGGCAACGTTATGAGAAGAGTATATCAGAACATACATGTGTTGTGAAAGTAATGACAGCCAAATAGAGAATTGAAACTGTGGATGCAAatggagaaaaagaaaaggaaaccagtcATGTGAAAACATATCTCCCATACATTACTTGAGTTGATAGATTGGCAACAAGTTCTGGGAGGATTTATAAAGGATAAATTATTAACACAGAGTGTATATAGTTGAAGGTTGAATATATACAGGACATGCAGACAAGTATGCAAGCACATACCCAGCCTGAACACATGAACTGTAGACACACTTCCATCAAAGCATctgtcatttccatctccaactGTATGAATTTGAGATAGGATTATATGTGAACTTGGGAAGTTGTGGAATGCCAAATTCAAAGCCAAATAGCCTAATCCATTAAACAGATTCCAATTCCTCCAAAATGAGAGGACCCAAACGGCCCCTTAGGATAAAGTTATGGTTGGCTACTAAGCAAGCCTCGCAGCAACACCCCTCTGATAAGGGCAGGTTTCTGTAATCTAATCAAATTAACCAACAAATGCTTATGAGATTATATCCTATCTTATCATGCTTAGACCTTCAGAAATCAGCTACTGATCAATGGTTTCAAGCAGTTGAATGCTGCAGACATAGTTTTACTTGTAGTCACCCCCCAATTTAAACAGCTAATCAGACTCCATTCCCTATTTATTTTCAGTTGATTTCATTGTCCAGATTATAGACACTGCAAGCTCCAAGTTTGAACGAAAAATTGGTATTAACAGTTTCAACTAATTGTGGCATTTGTACAGTGCAAGGAGAAGAGGAGCAGGACTCAAGCATTCATGATTACTACCACAGTTTCTTTCAGATTGCAGAATGTTAGCCATTCACCCTATCATCTCTATAGAATTAGTACCTTGCCTGTTTTGCAATTTTCTAGAACACAAAAACACAAAATCAGCTGTGGTCCAGTTATGATTTCACCAGATggacatttttttttctaaaacacTAGGCCAATCTGTATGAAGTAAGCAAAGGTATATTGCAATTCTCAAAATGAATTATCCTAGTCAAATGAGCTTTATTTCAGTTATAGTAAGAAACAACTTTGATGTCGAACTAGTTTTCCCTGTGTGCTAAGAATATCCCACTGAAAAAATGGTATGATGCATAAACTGGACAATCGCATCTGTTTCAGGACAGCTTGAATCCGGTGCCccatatccacagggaaacacaTATACAGAGGGCTAATGTGACAATGATTGATAATTCGGTAATATCACCATCcacaaatatttaaaacaactaTACTGCTCAGCACAATATCCAGTAGATAACATTTAAAATTCTAGCAAAGTTTCAGCATGCCCACGGGAGGCACCAGAGAGCAGGCAGCGTAAGAATGCCAAAACAAGCATGCGCAAGGAATTGAAATAATGTAGAACAATTGCAAGGAGATTGGGGGCAAACCTGAAATCCACTTAGGGCACGTACAACGGCCGTGCTGGCCGTCTTCTCCGCGACGTAGTTTTGCAAAATCGTCCTTCTTTCGCAGGAGAGAGAGTGAAGCCGTCGCGTCGTGAGACGACAGCGAGGGCTCGTGCTCCCAGGCGGACTCGACGGCTGGCTTCGCGTAGTACGGAGTCGTCGCCTCGAGTCGACACCATGCGGATCCAactgcgcgcgcgcgcgtgaggTGAAAAATCATGCAAAAAATCGAAGGCCGTCTTCTCCGTCCCTTTGTCCTCACCGGCTTGCACGCGCGAGGGCGAGCAGCGAGCAAGCAGCGCCGGCACTGGGGCACGGCGGGGCGAGCAAGGCACCATAGCACCGGGGCGGGGCGAGGTGGAGCAGAGCCGCA contains:
- the LOC110433591 gene encoding uncharacterized protein LOC110433591 isoform X1, producing MPSSSLCGSAPPRPAPVLWCLARPAVPQCRRCLLAARPRACKPVRTKGRRRRPSIFCMIFHLTRARAVGSAWCRLEATTPYYAKPAVESAWEHEPSLSSHDATASLSLLRKKDDFAKLRRGEDGQHGRCTCPKWISVGDGNDRCFDGSVSTVHVFRLEKEAPEKIASSSDRCKPVYNCNPYCVHSIVLIQIFTLLWVLHLPEPTLD
- the LOC110433591 gene encoding uncharacterized protein LOC110433591 isoform X2, which encodes MPSSSLCGSAPPRPAPVLWCLARPAVPQCRRCLLAARPRACKPVRTKGRRRRPSIFCMIFHLTRARAVGSAWCRLEATTPYYAKPAVESAWEHEPSLSSHDATASLSLLRKKDDFAKLRRGEDGQHGRCTCPKWISEKEAPEKIASSSDRCKPVYNCNPYCVHSIVLIQIFTLLWVLHLPEPTLD